The following proteins come from a genomic window of Corynebacterium crudilactis:
- the brnQ gene encoding branched-chain amino acid transport system II carrier protein — translation MMKKAVLITSLMLFSMFFGAGNLIFPPMLGFSAGTNYLPAILGFLATGVLLPVLALIAVVVSGESVRDMASRGGKVFGLLFPIAAYLSIGAFYALPRTGAVSYSTAVGVDNALYSGIFNLIFFGVALGLSWNPNGIADKLGKWLTPILLALIVVLVVLSLIKLDGTPGEPTSAYAVQPAGAGLLEGYMTMDAIAALAFGIVVIAAFKYQKVEKVRTATVAAALIAGILLAAVYLGLGSIGQIVTGEFGDGTAILNHAAASTMGEIGRIIFVAILILACMTTAVGLIGATSEFFNSLLPGISYHVWAVVFSLISFGVATMGLDTVLSIAAPVINFIYPSAITLVFLTLIEPLLFRFKWTYLLGIWTAVAWALLLAVPALVPYVEWAPLHEMSLGWAVPVLIASAIGLVIDGNKKRSRTVAQKESISV, via the coding sequence ATTATGAAAAAAGCTGTCCTGATTACTTCTTTGATGCTGTTTTCCATGTTCTTTGGAGCTGGAAACCTCATCTTCCCGCCAATGCTTGGTTTTTCGGCAGGAACTAACTACCTACCAGCTATCTTAGGATTCTTAGCCACGGGAGTTCTGCTCCCAGTTCTGGCCCTAATTGCGGTGGTGGTGTCGGGAGAAAGTGTCAGAGACATGGCCTCTCGAGGCGGCAAGGTCTTTGGTCTGCTGTTTCCTATTGCTGCTTATCTGTCCATCGGCGCGTTTTACGCGCTGCCGAGGACTGGAGCGGTGAGCTATTCGACGGCGGTAGGCGTCGATAATGCGCTTTATTCAGGCATTTTTAACCTGATTTTCTTCGGTGTTGCGCTTGGCTTGTCATGGAATCCGAATGGCATTGCTGACAAATTGGGCAAATGGCTCACGCCTATTCTGCTTGCATTGATTGTTGTGCTGGTTGTTTTGTCGCTGATCAAGCTCGATGGCACGCCAGGTGAACCTACAAGTGCATACGCTGTTCAGCCAGCTGGCGCTGGTTTGCTTGAGGGCTACATGACCATGGATGCGATTGCTGCGTTGGCGTTCGGCATCGTTGTTATTGCCGCATTCAAATATCAAAAGGTAGAAAAGGTTCGTACAGCTACAGTCGCAGCCGCATTGATTGCTGGTATTTTGTTGGCTGCAGTTTATTTGGGGCTTGGTTCCATTGGCCAGATTGTCACCGGTGAGTTCGGTGACGGCACGGCAATTTTGAATCATGCGGCGGCCTCCACGATGGGCGAAATTGGACGTATTATTTTCGTGGCAATTTTGATCCTTGCGTGTATGACCACTGCAGTTGGCCTGATCGGTGCTACTTCAGAATTCTTTAATTCTCTGCTTCCGGGCATCAGCTATCACGTCTGGGCCGTAGTATTTTCCTTGATTTCCTTCGGTGTTGCCACGATGGGACTCGATACTGTTCTGTCTATCGCAGCTCCAGTGATTAACTTCATTTACCCATCCGCAATTACTTTGGTGTTCCTGACACTGATTGAGCCGCTGCTCTTCCGCTTCAAGTGGACCTATTTGCTGGGTATTTGGACCGCTGTTGCGTGGGCTCTGCTGCTGGCTGTCCCAGCGCTGGTTCCTTATGTTGAGTGGGCTCCGCTGCACGAGATGTCTTTGGGCTGGGCGGTGCCTGTTCTTATCGCTTCTGCCATTGGTTTGGTTATTGATGGGAACAAGAAACGCTCCCGGACTGTTGCACAGAAGGAATCCATTTCCGTCTAA
- a CDS encoding alcohol dehydrogenase catalytic domain-containing protein, producing MTSINIQKWAGGSEFEFTTISTPELNEGDRLVEMHIAAVCGSDRHTVSGRRAGACPSVLGHEGVGTIVAGPGVDKRIVFSVTSTCGQCVNCQRGLTAKCEQVLKVGHESYDSAWALSGTYASHIVLPAGVTVVEVPEEVSDEAASIAGCSVATVMATLEAAGEITGRDVFVNGLGMLGLVAVAAALARGARTVFTFDPSEERMAQALALGAQPLKKGREVEISLEFSGVSAGVRSAISTLGIGGTAVLAGSVAPAGDIGIDPEWLVRGWRTITGVHNYEPRHLQEAVDFLAAVSLPWEELLSGPISLEDLPQEFAQPHPGLRTLVKIN from the coding sequence GTGACTTCGATCAACATTCAAAAATGGGCTGGTGGATCCGAATTCGAATTCACCACCATCTCTACGCCAGAGCTTAATGAAGGCGACCGCCTCGTTGAAATGCACATAGCCGCAGTGTGCGGCTCCGACCGGCACACGGTCTCTGGACGGCGCGCCGGGGCGTGCCCCTCTGTGCTCGGCCATGAAGGAGTGGGAACTATCGTGGCAGGGCCGGGCGTCGATAAGCGGATAGTTTTTAGCGTGACCTCAACTTGTGGGCAGTGTGTTAATTGCCAACGCGGGCTCACTGCGAAATGTGAGCAGGTGCTGAAAGTCGGGCACGAATCATATGACAGTGCGTGGGCATTGTCTGGAACATATGCTTCTCACATTGTGCTTCCAGCCGGTGTCACTGTGGTGGAGGTTCCAGAAGAGGTCTCTGATGAGGCTGCGTCCATTGCTGGTTGCTCGGTGGCAACGGTGATGGCCACATTGGAAGCAGCTGGAGAGATTACTGGCCGCGATGTCTTTGTCAATGGATTAGGCATGCTCGGTTTGGTTGCTGTGGCGGCTGCGCTTGCTCGTGGTGCACGGACCGTGTTTACGTTTGATCCATCTGAGGAACGCATGGCGCAAGCACTTGCTTTGGGCGCCCAGCCCCTAAAAAAGGGGAGGGAAGTAGAAATCTCCCTAGAGTTTTCTGGTGTTTCAGCTGGAGTACGCAGTGCGATTTCCACACTTGGCATCGGCGGAACTGCTGTGCTAGCAGGCAGTGTTGCCCCAGCAGGTGATATTGGGATTGATCCAGAGTGGCTAGTTCGTGGCTGGCGCACGATCACTGGTGTGCACAATTACGAACCTCGGCATTTACAAGAAGCTGTTGATTTCTTAGCTGCTGTGTCCTTGCCTTGGGAAGAATTGCTCAGCGGTCCGATTTCTTTGGAAGACCTGCCACAGGAATTTGCACAACCTCATCCGGGACTCCGAACCTTGGTTAAGATTAACTAA
- a CDS encoding LLM class flavin-dependent oxidoreductase, whose translation MSVPLSLIDFATIFEGERPGDSFKRSVALAQKAESLGFKRIWYAEHHNMESISSAAPAVLISHIGAHTTTIRLGAGGVMLPNHSPYVIAEQFGTLAELYPDRIDLGLGRAPGTDMNTLRALRRDPQSAENFPSDVVELNSYLTGRSRLPGVNAIPGKDTNVPLYILGSSLFGAQLAAQLGLPYSFASHFAPTHLEHAVQTYRDNYQPSELHPEPYVIAAVNVTAADSTEQAQSDFYEVARARVKNMALRGRQVTDEQLDELMDSPAARQIVEMLHYTAVGTGAEVKDYLEGFVKTAQADELMISLQSPNTEATSRSMEILAQSWLS comes from the coding sequence ATGTCTGTTCCACTTTCACTGATTGATTTTGCCACCATTTTCGAAGGTGAAAGGCCCGGTGACAGCTTCAAGCGCTCAGTTGCCTTGGCTCAAAAAGCTGAGAGTTTAGGTTTCAAACGCATTTGGTACGCAGAGCACCACAATATGGAGAGTATTTCTTCGGCTGCTCCTGCAGTGCTTATTTCTCATATCGGTGCACATACCACCACGATTCGTCTTGGTGCCGGTGGTGTGATGCTTCCAAACCACTCCCCTTATGTCATCGCGGAGCAGTTCGGCACGTTGGCTGAGCTTTACCCAGACCGCATTGATCTTGGTCTGGGTCGTGCTCCAGGCACTGATATGAACACACTGCGTGCCTTGCGTCGCGATCCACAATCTGCCGAGAATTTCCCATCCGATGTTGTCGAGCTGAATTCTTATCTCACCGGTAGGTCTCGTCTTCCAGGTGTCAACGCAATTCCAGGCAAGGACACCAACGTTCCGCTGTATATTCTTGGCTCTTCCCTCTTTGGTGCACAATTAGCTGCACAATTGGGTCTGCCATATTCCTTCGCCTCACACTTTGCACCAACTCATCTGGAACATGCGGTGCAAACTTACCGTGATAATTACCAGCCTTCTGAGCTGCATCCTGAGCCTTATGTGATCGCTGCAGTCAATGTCACCGCAGCAGATTCCACCGAGCAGGCGCAAAGCGATTTCTACGAAGTTGCCCGTGCCCGCGTGAAGAACATGGCGTTGCGTGGCCGTCAGGTAACCGATGAACAGCTCGATGAACTTATGGATTCACCGGCAGCACGCCAAATTGTAGAAATGTTGCACTACACAGCAGTCGGCACCGGTGCGGAAGTCAAGGACTACCTTGAGGGCTTTGTAAAGACTGCACAAGCAGATGAACTGATGATCTCCTTGCAGTCCCCTAACACTGAAGCAACCTCACGCAGCATGGAAATCTTGGCTCAGTCCTGGCTTTCCTAG
- a CDS encoding HAD hydrolase-like protein codes for MFELAVFDMAGTTVNDRDEVYRVLRQATEREGAVYTDEQFQAFMGTEKYYAIGKLLDIGGVDRTEDIHNHAWAWFREELRRTYTENPPVPLEGIEEALATLRDNGVKVALTTGFSREITDLILSSMGWEVGKTIDAFAAGDEVEQGRPAPLLIQKVMADLGVEDTSKVISSGDTSADVQSALAAGVTSVGVLTGHLTTEDFQKEGADFIIDSVAIIPALILK; via the coding sequence ATGTTTGAACTCGCAGTCTTCGATATGGCTGGTACCACCGTGAACGATCGCGATGAGGTGTACCGCGTATTGCGTCAAGCCACAGAGCGTGAAGGAGCGGTATACACCGATGAGCAATTCCAAGCATTCATGGGCACTGAAAAGTACTATGCGATTGGCAAGCTCCTGGACATCGGTGGCGTAGACCGTACCGAAGACATCCACAACCATGCGTGGGCGTGGTTCCGCGAAGAACTTCGACGCACCTACACCGAGAACCCACCTGTGCCTTTGGAAGGCATCGAGGAAGCCCTAGCCACCTTGCGTGATAACGGCGTTAAAGTTGCATTGACCACTGGTTTTTCCCGTGAGATCACGGATCTTATCCTCAGCTCAATGGGCTGGGAAGTAGGCAAGACCATTGATGCTTTTGCCGCAGGCGATGAAGTAGAACAGGGACGCCCTGCACCATTGCTTATCCAAAAAGTAATGGCAGACCTGGGAGTGGAAGATACCTCAAAAGTAATCAGCTCCGGCGATACCTCTGCCGATGTTCAGTCAGCTCTGGCTGCAGGAGTTACCTCCGTCGGTGTACTCACCGGGCATTTGACCACAGAAGATTTCCAAAAAGAGGGCGCGGATTTCATCATTGATTCCGTTGCGATTATTCCAGCGCTGATCCTCAAGTAG